In a genomic window of Myotis daubentonii chromosome 18, mMyoDau2.1, whole genome shotgun sequence:
- the CA14 gene encoding carbonic anhydrase 14 isoform X1, protein MFFTFLLQVIWILAAFGDEHWTYEGPHGQDHWPASFPECGGNAQSPINIEKNSVTFDSDLYALQPHGYDQPGTEPLELHNNGHTVQLSLPPTLYLEGLPRKYVAVQLHLHWGERGSKMGSEHQINSKASAAELHIVHYDSDSYNSVSEAMKSPQGLAVLGILIEVGETENPAYEHILSRLHEIRYKGQKTSVPPFSVRELLPPELAQFFRYNGSLTTPPCYQSVVWTVFSQKVQISAGQLEKLQETLLSREREPAQVLEQTYRVPQPLNQRKVLASFNQDESPYTTGEMLSIGVGILVGSLCLVVVVYFIAKKIQKKKLEDEKSVGFTSAQATE, encoded by the exons ATGAACACTGGACATATGAGG GCCCACATGGTCAAGACCACTGGCCGGCCTCTTTCCCTGAGTGTGGAGGCAATGCCCAGTCCCCCATCAATATCGAGAAAAACAGTGTGACTTTTGACTCGGACTTGTACGCTCTGCAGCCCCACGGATATGACCAGCCTGGCACCGAGCCTCTGGAGCTGCACAATAACGGCCACACAG TGCAACTCTCTCTGCCCCCTACCCTGTATCTGGAGGGACTTCCCCGGAAATATGTAGCTGTCCAGCTCCACCTGCACTGGGGTGAGAGAGGATCCAAGATGGGGTCGGAGCACCAGATCAACAGCAAAGCCTCGGCTGCAGAG CTCCACATCGTGCATTACGATTCTGATTCCTACAACAGCGTGAGTGAGGCTATGAAGAGCCCTCAGGGCCTGGCTGTCTTGGGCATCCTCATTGAG GTGGGTGAGACTGAGAATCCAGCTTATGAACACATTCTGAGTCGCTTGCATGAAATCAGGTATAAAG GTCAGAAGACCTCAGTGCCTCCCTTCAGCGTGAGAGAGCTGCTCCCCCCAGAGCTGGCACAGTTTTTCCGCTACAATGGCTCGCTCACCACACCCCCCTGCTACCAGAGTGTGGTCTGGACAGTCTTCAGTCAGAAGGTCCAGATTTCAGCGGGACAG CTGGAAAAGCTTCAGGAGACACTACTCTCTAGAGAGAGGGAGCCCGCTCAGGTCCTGGAACAGACCTACCGAGTCCCACAACCTCTCAATCAGCGAAAAGTCCTTGCTTCTTTCAACCAAG ACGAATCCCCGTATACCACAG gtGAAATGCTGAGCATAGGAGTGGGAATCTTGGTTGGCAGCCTCTGCCTTGTGGTGGTTGTTTATTTCATCGCTAAGAAAATCCA GAAGAAGAAGTTGGAAGACGAGAAGAGTGTGGGATTCACCTCAGCACAAGCCACGGAATAG
- the CA14 gene encoding carbonic anhydrase 14 isoform X3 — MNTGHMRPHGYDQPGTEPLELHNNGHTVQLSLPPTLYLEGLPRKYVAVQLHLHWGERGSKMGSEHQINSKASAAELHIVHYDSDSYNSVSEAMKSPQGLAVLGILIEVGETENPAYEHILSRLHEIRYKGQKTSVPPFSVRELLPPELAQFFRYNGSLTTPPCYQSVVWTVFSQKVQISAGQLEKLQETLLSREREPAQVLEQTYRVPQPLNQRKVLASFNQDESPYTTGEMLSIGVGILVGSLCLVVVVYFIAKKIQKKKLEDEKSVGFTSAQATE, encoded by the exons ATGAACACTGGACATATGAGG CCCCACGGATATGACCAGCCTGGCACCGAGCCTCTGGAGCTGCACAATAACGGCCACACAG TGCAACTCTCTCTGCCCCCTACCCTGTATCTGGAGGGACTTCCCCGGAAATATGTAGCTGTCCAGCTCCACCTGCACTGGGGTGAGAGAGGATCCAAGATGGGGTCGGAGCACCAGATCAACAGCAAAGCCTCGGCTGCAGAG CTCCACATCGTGCATTACGATTCTGATTCCTACAACAGCGTGAGTGAGGCTATGAAGAGCCCTCAGGGCCTGGCTGTCTTGGGCATCCTCATTGAG GTGGGTGAGACTGAGAATCCAGCTTATGAACACATTCTGAGTCGCTTGCATGAAATCAGGTATAAAG GTCAGAAGACCTCAGTGCCTCCCTTCAGCGTGAGAGAGCTGCTCCCCCCAGAGCTGGCACAGTTTTTCCGCTACAATGGCTCGCTCACCACACCCCCCTGCTACCAGAGTGTGGTCTGGACAGTCTTCAGTCAGAAGGTCCAGATTTCAGCGGGACAG CTGGAAAAGCTTCAGGAGACACTACTCTCTAGAGAGAGGGAGCCCGCTCAGGTCCTGGAACAGACCTACCGAGTCCCACAACCTCTCAATCAGCGAAAAGTCCTTGCTTCTTTCAACCAAG ACGAATCCCCGTATACCACAG gtGAAATGCTGAGCATAGGAGTGGGAATCTTGGTTGGCAGCCTCTGCCTTGTGGTGGTTGTTTATTTCATCGCTAAGAAAATCCA GAAGAAGAAGTTGGAAGACGAGAAGAGTGTGGGATTCACCTCAGCACAAGCCACGGAATAG
- the CA14 gene encoding carbonic anhydrase 14 isoform X2, producing the protein MFFTFLLQVIWILAAFGDEHWTYEGELNPRPTTYTDFSSHTGTSSPGRKIYVPHGYDQPGTEPLELHNNGHTVQLSLPPTLYLEGLPRKYVAVQLHLHWGERGSKMGSEHQINSKASAAELHIVHYDSDSYNSVSEAMKSPQGLAVLGILIEVGETENPAYEHILSRLHEIRYKGQKTSVPPFSVRELLPPELAQFFRYNGSLTTPPCYQSVVWTVFSQKVQISAGQLEKLQETLLSREREPAQVLEQTYRVPQPLNQRKVLASFNQDESPYTTGEMLSIGVGILVGSLCLVVVVYFIAKKIQKKKLEDEKSVGFTSAQATE; encoded by the exons ATGAACACTGGACATATGAGGGTGAGCTGAATCCAAGGCCTACCACCTACACTGATTTCTCCTCTCACACGGGGACCTCTTCACCTGGCAGGAAGATTTATGTC CCCCACGGATATGACCAGCCTGGCACCGAGCCTCTGGAGCTGCACAATAACGGCCACACAG TGCAACTCTCTCTGCCCCCTACCCTGTATCTGGAGGGACTTCCCCGGAAATATGTAGCTGTCCAGCTCCACCTGCACTGGGGTGAGAGAGGATCCAAGATGGGGTCGGAGCACCAGATCAACAGCAAAGCCTCGGCTGCAGAG CTCCACATCGTGCATTACGATTCTGATTCCTACAACAGCGTGAGTGAGGCTATGAAGAGCCCTCAGGGCCTGGCTGTCTTGGGCATCCTCATTGAG GTGGGTGAGACTGAGAATCCAGCTTATGAACACATTCTGAGTCGCTTGCATGAAATCAGGTATAAAG GTCAGAAGACCTCAGTGCCTCCCTTCAGCGTGAGAGAGCTGCTCCCCCCAGAGCTGGCACAGTTTTTCCGCTACAATGGCTCGCTCACCACACCCCCCTGCTACCAGAGTGTGGTCTGGACAGTCTTCAGTCAGAAGGTCCAGATTTCAGCGGGACAG CTGGAAAAGCTTCAGGAGACACTACTCTCTAGAGAGAGGGAGCCCGCTCAGGTCCTGGAACAGACCTACCGAGTCCCACAACCTCTCAATCAGCGAAAAGTCCTTGCTTCTTTCAACCAAG ACGAATCCCCGTATACCACAG gtGAAATGCTGAGCATAGGAGTGGGAATCTTGGTTGGCAGCCTCTGCCTTGTGGTGGTTGTTTATTTCATCGCTAAGAAAATCCA GAAGAAGAAGTTGGAAGACGAGAAGAGTGTGGGATTCACCTCAGCACAAGCCACGGAATAG